In one Oryza glaberrima chromosome 2, OglaRS2, whole genome shotgun sequence genomic region, the following are encoded:
- the LOC127762036 gene encoding protein FAR1-RELATED SEQUENCE 6-like, with protein sequence MVEGLPAELPIVDVAARLDGKSSELPENGALLKGAEESQDLGGNPVAELTLHEGKEVILVDDNDSEQEDGGSGKVDENAPRVGFRFKTYDDALKYYKQYAADSGFSAIILKSSYLKSGVCRRLVLGCSRAGRGRANACYLSRESTKINCPARISLKLRQDRWLHIDDAKLDHNHPPNQSSVSHMNCYKKLTDAKNEETASRSKGRRNVPIGDKEQGSFTEIGRLKFGEGDDEYIHKFFGSMQNKNPNFFYLVDLDKQGRLRNLFWSDARSQAAHDYYGRDVIYFDTSYLTEKYDLPLVFFTGVNNHGQPVLFGTGLLSDLGVDSYVWLFRAFFVCMKGCYPDAIITEHYNAILDAVRDVLPQVKHRLCLYRIMKDVAENLKAHAEFKTIKKALKKVTYGSLKASEFEADWKKIILEHGLGENECLSSLYEHRQLWAPAYLKGQFWAGMSVSQRGESIVSYYDGFVYPKTSLKQFFSKYEIILENKYKKELQADEESSHRTPLTVTKFYMEEQLAKEYTINMFKKFQDELKATMYCDGMPTKVDGQFVTFVVKECSYMEDGKEKEGRNYEVYFCKQELVNCECECGFFQFTGILCRHILSVFKLQEMFEIPIRFVLDRWKRDYKKLHADALCKNDEMLPDVLPDGIIERHDILFTQSRQVLNLGFISEGRYLVALKLLRQAEKTLLDDGDRGRQAGLLSFEAEAPENDEGIFSPEFSEGVKNSQSTNAKRRGRPTKKLIESDSDTVLRPNKEQDFLRSSFVTDESNMIQGAPSASHLESPHLGVDLMEGIPPNLSFNHHFGMDVNHQHQVPNQPRMLPSNFLQAQADSQGYGNQWAFPTLQDNSMLRTAARRGV encoded by the exons ATGGTAGAGGGGTTGCCGGCGGAGTTGCCAATCGTGGACGTGGCCGCTCGTTTGGATGGCAAGAGCTCGGAGCTGCCAGAGAATGGTGCATTGCTGAAGGGTGCTGAGGAATCCCAG GATTTGGGAGGTAACCCCGTGGCGGAGTTGACGTTGCACGAAGGCAAAGAGGTGATCCTCGTCGATGACAATGATAGTGAGCAGGAAGACGGTGGGAGTGGCAAGGTGGATGAGAATGCGCCCCGGGTCGGATTTAGATTCAAAACTTATGATGACGCGCTGAAGTACTATAAGCAATATGCCGCGGATTCTGGCTTTTCAGCAATCATTCTGAAGTCGTCCTACTTGAAGTCAGGGGTGTGCCGGAGGTTGGTGCTTGGATGCAGTCGAGCTGGAAGAGGGAGGGCAAACGCATGCTATCTGTCTAGAGAATCAACGAAGATAAATTGTCCAGCTAGGATTTCGTTGAAGCTAAGGCAAGATAGATGGCTTCACATTGATGACGCTAAGCTTGATCACAACCATCCACCGAACCAATCCTCGGTGTCACATATGAACTGTTATAAGAAATTGACAGATGCCAAGAATGAGGAAACTGCTTCAAGATCAAAAGGGCGTAGGAATGTTCCTATAGGTGACAAAGAGCAAGGGAGCTTTACTGAGATAGGAAGGCTTAAATTTGGGGAAGGAGATGATGAGTACATCCACAAGTTTTTTGGGAGCATGCAGAACAAGAATCCAAATTTCTTCTACTTAGTAGATTTGGACAAACAAGGGCGCCTAAGGAACTTGTTCTGGAGTGATGCTAGGTCACAGGCAGCACATGATTACTATGGTCGTGATGTTATTTACTTTGACACTTCATACTTGACCGAAAAATATGATCTGCCACTTGTCTTCTTTACTGGGGTGAATAATCATGGTCAGCCTGTTTTGTTTGGTACTGGATTACTTTCAGATCTAGGTGTTGACAGTTATGTGTGGTTATTTAGGGCATTTTTTGTGTGCATGAAGGGCTGCTACCCAGATGCAATAATCACTGAGCATTACAATGCTATTTTAGATGCAGTGAGAGATGTTCTCCCCCAAGTTAAACACCGCCTTTGTCTGTATCGTATTATGAAAGATGTAGCAGAGAACTTGAAAGCACATGCAGAATTCAAAACAATTAAGAAAGCACTGAAGAAAGTAACCTATGGGTCACTGAAAGCCTCAGAGTTTGAAGCTGATTGGAAGAAGATTATTCTGGAGCATGGACTTGGAGAAAATGAATGCCTTAGTTCCCTATATGAGCATCGGCAGCTATGGGCACCCGCCTATCTCAAAGGCCAATTCTGGGCAGGGATGTCAGTTTCACAGCGTGGAGAGTCTATTGTTTCATACTATGATGGGTTTGTGTACCCCAAAACTTCCCTGAAGCAATTTTTCAGTAAATATGAGATCATATTGGAGAACAAATACAAGAAAGAGTTGCAAGCTGATGAAGAATCCTCCCATAGGACTCCTTTGACTGTAACAAAGTTTTACATGGAAGAGCAGCTGGCCAAAGAATACACAATCAACATGTTCAAGAAATTTCAGGACGAGTTGAAAGCAACGATGTATTGTGATGGTATGCCAACTAAAGTTGATGGACAATTTGTCACCTTTGTGGTGAAAGAATGCTCATACATGGAAGATGGAAAGGAGAAGGAGGGAAGGAATTATGAGGTTTACTTTTGCAAGCAAGAGCTTGTTAattgtgaatgtgaatgtgGTTTCTTTCAATTCACTGGAATCCTATGTAGACATATATTATCTGTGTTTAAGTTGCAGGAGATGTTTGAGATTCCAATAAGGTTTGTTCTTGATCGCTGGAAAAGAGACTATAAGAAATTGCATGCTGATGCGCTTTGCAAAAATGATGAAATGCTACCTGATGTGCTACCTGATGGCATAATCGAGCGTCATGATATCTTGTTTACACAGTCTCGTCAGGTGCTTAATCTAGGGTTCATATCCGAGGGTAGGTACCTTGTAGCTCTGAAGTTACTGAGACAAGCAGAAAAGACTCTTCTGGATGATGGAGAtagaggcaggcaggcagggcTTCTCTCGTTTGAGGCTGAAGCACCTGAAAATGATGAAGGGATTTTTAGTCCTGAGTTTTCAGAGGGTGTAAAGAATTCTCAGTCAACAAATGCAAAGCGTCGAGGTCGTCCAACAAAGAAACTAATTGAATCTGATTCTGATACCGTATTACGGCCAAATAAAGAGCAG GATTTTCTACGGTCATCTTTTGTCACTGATGAGTCTAATATGATTCAAGGGGCACCCTCAGCCTCACACCTTGAAAGTCCTCACTTGGGAGTTGATTTGATG GAAGGAATACCTCCAAACCTTTCATTTAATCATCATTTTGGTATGGATGTTAATCACCAACATCAAGTGCCCAACCAACCGAGGATGCTCCCAAGCAATTTTCTGCAG GCCCAGGCAGATTCCCAGGGTTATGGAAATCAATGGGCTTTCCCAACATTGCAG GATAATTCAATGCTAAGAACTGCAGCCCGAAGAGGAGTGTAG
- the LOC127762037 gene encoding uncharacterized protein LOC127762037 → MILRFPLCFVLLHTKNNSVREKVSCVLPLCHAILPRDPSSFVLTVKHGSDAWFMPGFMDSSLKNTNNMQRGTYSFSGEIHLAGHHSSSLPCSTKKVAKVMEEMKPIIILSLLGGVSDDSAASYSTNWTLKQVIGETHTRVIPPQLLPKDQKIIFQKPSQHCYS, encoded by the exons ATGATCCTCCGCTTCCCGTTATGCTTCGTGCTGCTGCACACAAAAAACAACAGT GTAAGAGAGAAGGTGTCTTGTGTGCTACCACTCTGTCATGCCATCTTGCCGAGGGACCCATCGAGCTTTGTCCTCACTGTTAAGCATG GATCAGATGCATGGTTCATGCCCGGTTTTATGGATTCAAGTttgaagaacacaaacaatatGCAG AGAGGTACTTACAGTTTCAGCGGGGAGATTCATCTTGCAGGACACCATTCATCTTCTTTACCATG TTCAACGAAGAAGGTTGCTAAGGTCATGGAGGAAATGAAGCctataattattttatcattgcTTGGTGGTGTTTCAGATGACTCTGCTGCCTCATATTCGACAAATTGGACATTGAAGCAG GTGATAGGAGAAACTCATACAAGAGTGATACCACCTCAGTTACTGCCAAAAGATCAGAAAATCATCTTTCAGAAGCCGAGCCAACATTGCTACTCTTGA